The proteins below are encoded in one region of Cucurbita pepo subsp. pepo cultivar mu-cu-16 chromosome LG10, ASM280686v2, whole genome shotgun sequence:
- the LOC111804224 gene encoding soluble inorganic pyrophosphatase 4: protein MAPSNGTTINARPSPYPPLNERILSSMTRRSVAAHPWHDLEIGPDAPKIFNCVVEIGKGSKVKYELDKKTGLIKVDRILYSSVVYPHNYGFIPRTLCEDNDPIDVLVIMQEPVLPGCFLRAKAIGLMPMIDQGEKDDKIIAVCADDPEYRHYNDIKELPPHRLAEIRRFFEDYKKNENKEVAVNDFLPAAEAFNAVQHSMDLYADYIVESLRR, encoded by the exons ATGGCTCCTTCAAATGGAACAACAATCAATGCCCGTCCTTCTCCATACCCACCACTGAATGAGAGAATACTTTCATCAATGACTAGGAGATCTGTTGCTGCACATCCTTGGCATGATCTTGAAATAG GACCTGATGCTCCAAAGATTTTCAACTGT GTAGTtgaaataggaaaaggaagCAAAGTGAAGTATGAACTTGACAAAAAAACTGGTCTGATTAAG GTTGATCGGATTCTGTACTCATCTGTTGTGTACCCACATAACTATGGCTTCATTCCGCGGACTCTTTGCGAGGACAACGATCCCATAGATGTCTTGGTCATCATGCAG GAGCCAGTTCTTCCTGGATGTTTTCTGAGGGCTAAAGCAATAGGCCTTATGCCTATGATTGATCAG GGTGAAAAAGATGACAAGATTATAGCTGTTTGTGCCGATGATCCTGAATACCGTCACTACAACGACATCAAGGAGCTCCCACCGCATCGATTGGCTGAGATTCGCCGCTTCTTTGAAGACT ACAAGAAGAATGAGAACAAAGAGGTAGCTGTGAATGACTTTCTGCCAGCCGCTGAGGCCTTCAACGCCGTACAACACTCAAT GGACCTCTATGCAGACTACATAGTGGAGAGCTTGAGGCGGTAG
- the LOC111804398 gene encoding ras-related protein RABE1a → MAAPPARARADYDYLIKLLLIGDSGVGKSCLLLRFSDGSFTTSFITTIGIDFKIRTIELDGKRIKLQIWDTAGQERFRTITTAYYRGAMGILLVYDVTDESSFNNIRNWIRNIEQHASDNVNKILVGNKADMDESKRAVPTSKGQALADEYGIKFFETSAKTNLNVEEVFFSIARDIKQRLADTDSKAEPQTIKINQPDQGAGAAQAAQRSACCGS, encoded by the exons ATGGCTGCTCCACCAGCAAGGGCTCGAGCCGATTATGATTATCTCATAAAGCTCCTCCTGATCGGTGATAGCG GTGTGGGGAAGAGTTGCCTTCTCTTGCGTTTCTCGGATGGTTCCTTTACCACAAGTTTCATCACAACCATTGG CATTGATTTTAAGATAAGGACCATAGAGCTGGATGGAAAAAGGATCAAGCTACAAATTTGGGATACCGCTGGACAGGAGCGGTTCAGAACAATTACTACTG CTTACTATCGTGGAGCCATGGGTATTTTGCTTGTGTACGATGTAACTGATGAGTCCTCCTTTAACA ACATTAGGAACTGGATTCGTAACATTGAACAACATGCTTCAGACAATGTTAACAAAATTCTGGTCGGTAACAAAGCTGACATGGATGAGAGCAAAAGG gCTGTTCCCACCTCAAAGGGTCAAGCTCTTGCAGATGAATATGGCATCAAGTTCTTTGAGACT AGTGCTAAGACGAACTTAAACGTGGAAGAAGTTTTCTTCTCAATAGCTAGGGATATTAAACAAAGACTCGCTGATACTGATTCAAAAGCCGAG CCTCAGACAATCAAGATTAATCAACCAGATCAGGGTGCAGGGGCTGCTCAAGCTGCTCAAAGATCAGCATGCTGCGGTTCTTAA